A section of the Polynucleobacter sp. AP-Jannik-300A-C4 genome encodes:
- a CDS encoding alpha-ketoglutarate-dependent dioxygenase AlkB, whose product MQNVLFDRLNSSDPICLLEKNGRAEYFHHFYASDESDHLYTNLLSSVSWSADEIKMFGKLITTTRKVAWVGDPDCRYTYSGMQKEPQVWTKELLHMKHQLERTTGHTYNSCLLNLYHNGDEGMGWHSDDEKELDATSPIASISLGARRKFAFRHKLDKKTVSVFLEHGSLLIMHPPIQEYWQHSLLKTKTVTSPRINLTFRKIITRL is encoded by the coding sequence ATGCAAAACGTTTTATTCGACCGTCTTAATTCGTCTGATCCAATCTGCCTTTTGGAGAAGAATGGGCGAGCTGAATATTTCCATCATTTTTATGCTTCGGATGAATCCGATCATCTTTATACAAACTTGCTAAGCTCAGTTTCCTGGTCAGCAGATGAGATCAAGATGTTTGGAAAACTAATCACAACCACGCGAAAAGTGGCTTGGGTGGGCGATCCCGATTGCCGGTATACCTATTCAGGTATGCAGAAGGAACCACAGGTCTGGACAAAGGAATTGCTTCACATGAAGCATCAACTTGAACGCACGACCGGCCATACCTACAATTCTTGCTTACTCAATCTGTATCACAATGGTGATGAAGGGATGGGTTGGCATAGTGACGACGAGAAAGAGTTAGATGCTACAAGCCCTATTGCTTCAATTAGCTTGGGTGCACGGCGTAAATTTGCATTCCGCCACAAGCTAGATAAAAAAACGGTATCGGTATTTCTTGAGCATGGCAGTCTGCTCATCATGCATCCACCTATTCAAGAGTATTGGCAACACAGTCTTCTCAAGACAAAGACTGTTACTAGCCCAAGAATCAATCTCACCTTTCGAAAAATAATTACAAGATTATGA
- a CDS encoding NAD(P)/FAD-dependent oxidoreductase, which produces MNGSQAIKRVAIIGAGIAGLSCARELQSHGLPADIYEKSRGPSGRMSTRRTPDWSADHGAQYFTARDPRFIQEVQNWIKTGSAAIWKPKLKVYEAGVWRDSNSEEIRYVGTPNMNSPGKHLAEELSIQYEATISQMQRKSGKWHLQCNEIGDIPTLYEFLVLAIPAPQASILIKDLDDKASRITTTAEMKACWTMMAHLPHQLTRDFDAAFINQEIISWICQNRSKPMRQSNLWTIHGNPNWSQENVEISKEDAQDQMLKCLTSLGFNCKDAEISMHRWRYASGSLQNPMNFLLQPDIGLGLCGDWLNGGRVEGAWLSGLELAVALKRVAD; this is translated from the coding sequence ATGAATGGCAGTCAAGCAATCAAAAGGGTAGCAATTATTGGTGCAGGTATCGCGGGTCTCTCCTGTGCGCGTGAGCTTCAATCTCATGGATTACCTGCAGACATATATGAAAAGAGTCGCGGACCCAGTGGGCGAATGAGTACCCGCCGTACGCCAGATTGGTCAGCAGACCATGGTGCCCAGTACTTCACAGCCAGAGATCCCCGTTTTATTCAGGAAGTCCAAAATTGGATCAAGACTGGCAGTGCTGCGATCTGGAAACCCAAACTCAAGGTCTACGAGGCTGGGGTATGGCGGGACAGTAACTCTGAAGAAATTCGCTATGTTGGCACCCCGAATATGAACTCACCAGGAAAGCATCTTGCCGAAGAGTTATCAATTCAATATGAAGCAACAATCTCTCAGATGCAGCGCAAATCTGGCAAGTGGCATCTTCAGTGCAATGAGATTGGCGATATCCCAACTCTGTATGAGTTTCTCGTTTTAGCGATACCCGCCCCTCAGGCGAGCATCTTAATTAAAGATCTTGATGACAAGGCCTCTAGGATCACTACTACCGCCGAAATGAAGGCATGCTGGACCATGATGGCGCATCTCCCCCATCAACTTACAAGAGACTTTGATGCTGCCTTTATCAACCAAGAAATCATAAGCTGGATTTGTCAGAATAGATCAAAGCCTATGCGTCAAAGTAATCTTTGGACCATTCATGGCAACCCTAACTGGAGTCAAGAGAATGTTGAAATCAGCAAAGAGGATGCCCAAGACCAGATGCTTAAGTGCTTAACAAGTCTTGGGTTTAACTGTAAAGATGCAGAAATCAGCATGCACCGCTGGCGCTATGCAAGCGGTAGCCTACAAAATCCAATGAACTTCCTATTGCAACCCGATATTGGCTTAGGACTTTGTGGGGATTGGCTCAATGGCGGCAGAGTGGAAGGCGCTTGGTTAAGCGGACTCGAACTGGCTGTGGCGCTAAAACGGGTAGCGGACTAA
- the moaE gene encoding molybdopterin synthase catalytic subunit MoaE: MQNDFIRIQEQDFDLGTEVQALRKNDPRVGAVVTFVGTVRDMNDGSQVKGMTLEHYPGMTEKSLEEIIRQARGRWDLYKSLVIHRVGPLFPEDQIVLVAVTSAHRGEAFAACEFIMDYLKTAAPFWKKEETPEGGKWVDARVTDDAAMARWN, from the coding sequence ATGCAGAACGATTTCATCCGCATTCAAGAGCAAGACTTTGACCTCGGTACTGAAGTTCAAGCGCTGCGCAAGAATGATCCTCGCGTAGGTGCGGTAGTCACTTTTGTTGGCACCGTCCGAGATATGAATGATGGCAGTCAAGTTAAAGGCATGACGCTCGAGCACTATCCTGGTATGACAGAAAAATCCCTAGAGGAAATCATTCGGCAAGCTAGAGGTCGCTGGGATCTGTATAAGAGCTTAGTCATCCATCGAGTAGGACCATTGTTTCCTGAAGACCAGATTGTTTTAGTAGCCGTCACTAGCGCTCACCGAGGTGAGGCATTTGCTGCCTGTGAGTTCATCATGGACTACCTCAAAACAGCAGCCCCATTTTGGAAAAAAGAAGAGACTCCTGAAGGTGGTAAATGGGTTGATGCCCGCGTCACAGACGATGCTGCAATGGCACGCTGGAATTAA
- the moaD gene encoding molybdopterin converting factor subunit 1 yields the protein MKLELRFFASLREGLGLSSESITAPVDVKTIADLRAYLAQRGNPWAEVLASSRIIRCALNQEMVSDSTMLVEGAEVAFFPPVTGG from the coding sequence ATGAAACTCGAATTACGATTCTTTGCCTCTCTGCGAGAAGGCCTTGGACTTTCTAGCGAGAGTATTACTGCTCCAGTAGATGTCAAAACTATTGCAGACTTAAGAGCTTATCTTGCTCAACGAGGAAACCCTTGGGCTGAGGTGCTGGCAAGCAGCAGGATAATTCGTTGCGCCTTAAATCAAGAGATGGTGAGTGATTCCACTATGCTTGTGGAGGGTGCTGAAGTAGCTTTCTTCCCTCCGGTTACTGGTGGCTAA
- the glp gene encoding gephyrin-like molybdotransferase Glp — MTKPPMLTAQQALDHLLSNAKAVGESETVAMQAALGRVLAESVNSLVDVPPLDNTSMDGYAVRTADTQTPGSTLKIAQRIPAGSMGTQLEPGTAARIFTGAPVPPSADAVVMQEDCAIPEGSTDQVQVNIAPTSGQWIRRRGEDLTAGKTALSAGTFLRPQELGVAASAGLTHLNVKRKVRVAAFFTGDELSLPGEPLKPGGIYNSNRDTLLACIKSLGCDATDFGIVPDSLEATKETLRKASKDHDLIITSGGVSVGEEDHIKPAVTAEGRLDLWQIGIKPGKPLAFGAVCKSTKNKDGETWFIGLPGNPVSSFVTFLLFVRPFILKLQGRDAGMPQSYPMRADFDWLKGDRRNEFLRVKINAQGGLDLFPNQSSGVLTSASWGDGLVDCPPGATFNAGDMVKYIPFSALLS; from the coding sequence ATGACTAAGCCTCCGATGTTGACTGCTCAGCAGGCTTTAGATCACTTGCTGTCAAATGCAAAAGCTGTAGGTGAGAGTGAGACAGTTGCTATGCAGGCTGCGCTCGGCCGCGTACTTGCTGAAAGTGTTAACAGCTTGGTAGATGTGCCCCCACTCGATAACACCTCCATGGATGGTTATGCGGTGCGTACTGCAGATACCCAAACTCCTGGAAGCACCCTCAAGATTGCGCAACGTATTCCGGCGGGATCTATGGGTACGCAGCTAGAGCCAGGCACTGCTGCCAGAATCTTTACTGGTGCCCCAGTTCCTCCAAGTGCTGACGCGGTTGTCATGCAAGAAGATTGCGCTATTCCAGAGGGTTCAACTGATCAAGTGCAGGTCAATATTGCACCAACATCAGGTCAATGGATCCGCCGAAGAGGTGAGGACCTCACTGCAGGCAAAACGGCTCTCAGCGCAGGCACTTTTCTGCGTCCACAAGAATTGGGTGTTGCAGCGTCTGCTGGCCTAACCCATTTAAATGTGAAGCGTAAGGTCAGGGTGGCTGCATTCTTTACCGGTGATGAGCTTTCTCTTCCAGGTGAACCGCTCAAACCGGGTGGTATCTACAACTCCAATCGCGATACTTTGTTAGCATGCATTAAATCCTTGGGCTGCGATGCCACAGACTTTGGAATCGTTCCCGACAGTCTTGAGGCTACGAAAGAAACGCTGCGCAAGGCTAGCAAAGATCATGATCTGATAATTACTTCTGGTGGCGTATCCGTTGGTGAAGAAGATCACATCAAACCGGCAGTGACTGCTGAAGGTAGATTGGATCTTTGGCAGATTGGCATTAAGCCAGGTAAGCCTTTGGCTTTTGGTGCTGTGTGCAAGTCAACCAAGAACAAAGATGGTGAAACCTGGTTTATTGGACTGCCAGGTAACCCAGTATCTAGTTTTGTGACATTCCTCCTATTTGTACGCCCGTTTATTCTGAAGCTACAAGGACGAGATGCGGGTATGCCACAGTCTTACCCAATGCGAGCTGACTTTGATTGGCTTAAAGGAGATCGTCGCAATGAGTTCCTGCGCGTAAAAATCAATGCGCAGGGTGGTTTAGATCTATTTCCTAACCAAAGCTCTGGTGTGCTCACTAGCGCATCATGGGGTGATGGTTTAGTGGATTGCCCGCCAGGGGCAACATTTAATGCTGGCGATATGGTGAAGTACATCCCCTTTAGCGCTCTGCTTAGCTAA
- the thrC gene encoding threonine synthase, producing the protein MRYQSTRGNSPQQSFLEILLGGLAPDGGLYLPTEYPQVTKEQLDSWRGLSYADLAYEVLSLYCDDIPEADLRALLRKTYTEQVYCNGRTEDNAKDITPLHWLGEEQGTRIGLLSLSNGPTLAFKDMAMQLLGNLFEYALKKKGQKLNILGATSGDTGSAAEYAMRGKEGVKVFMLSPRGKMSAFQSAQMYSLQDPNIFNLAVAGVFDDCQDIVKAVSNDHSYKASRQIGTVNSINWGRVVAQVVYYFQGYLLATKSSSEKVSFTVPSGNFGNICAGHIARMMGLPIAHLIAATNENDVLDEFFRTGVYRARKSAETLHTSSPSMDISKASNFERFVFDLMGKDGQATAGMFKQVDEAGGFDISKDTVFKDIAKYGFQSGRSTHENRLETIRNIDSQYGVMIDTHTADGVKVAREHLQAGIPMIVLETALPIKFEETIEVALGRPAECPPAFKDIKSKPQRVENIDADVNQVKNFITAHLN; encoded by the coding sequence CTAAAGAGCAGCTCGATTCTTGGCGTGGATTGTCTTATGCCGATCTCGCTTATGAAGTCTTGAGTTTGTATTGTGATGACATTCCTGAGGCGGATTTACGCGCTTTATTACGTAAGACCTATACAGAGCAGGTCTATTGCAATGGACGGACTGAAGATAATGCTAAAGACATCACGCCATTACATTGGCTGGGTGAAGAGCAGGGCACACGCATTGGCTTGCTGAGTCTGTCTAACGGACCAACATTGGCATTTAAAGATATGGCGATGCAGTTGCTCGGCAATCTCTTTGAATACGCGCTAAAGAAAAAAGGTCAGAAGCTCAATATTCTGGGCGCGACCTCTGGTGATACCGGCAGTGCGGCTGAATACGCTATGCGTGGTAAAGAAGGTGTGAAGGTTTTTATGCTTTCACCACGCGGAAAGATGAGTGCTTTCCAATCCGCACAAATGTATTCCTTGCAAGATCCAAATATTTTTAACTTGGCGGTTGCCGGTGTTTTCGATGATTGCCAAGATATTGTGAAGGCAGTGAGTAATGATCACAGCTATAAGGCAAGCCGCCAAATTGGTACTGTGAACTCCATTAACTGGGGCCGAGTAGTTGCTCAGGTTGTTTACTATTTTCAAGGTTATTTACTTGCTACAAAATCAAGCTCCGAAAAAGTCTCTTTCACTGTGCCGTCTGGTAACTTTGGCAATATCTGCGCTGGCCACATTGCCCGCATGATGGGCTTGCCAATCGCCCATTTGATCGCTGCTACGAATGAGAATGATGTTCTCGATGAGTTCTTCCGCACTGGCGTGTATCGTGCGCGTAAGTCTGCTGAGACTTTGCATACCTCAAGCCCATCTATGGATATTTCTAAAGCGAGTAACTTTGAGCGCTTTGTATTTGATCTGATGGGCAAAGATGGCCAGGCAACCGCTGGCATGTTTAAGCAAGTGGACGAAGCTGGTGGCTTTGATATTTCTAAAGATACCGTCTTTAAAGATATTGCTAAGTACGGCTTCCAATCCGGCCGCAGTACTCATGAAAACCGCCTTGAGACAATTCGTAATATTGACTCACAGTATGGCGTCATGATTGATACACATACAGCTGATGGCGTGAAGGTTGCGCGTGAGCACTTACAAGCAGGCATTCCGATGATTGTTCTCGAGACTGCTTTACCTATTAAATTTGAAGAAACAATTGAAGTGGCATTGGGGCGTCCTGCAGAATGCCCCCCGGCATTTAAAGATATCAAGTCAAAGCCGCAGCGCGTTGAAAATATCGATGCTGATGTCAATCAAGTGAAAAACTTCATTACTGCTCACCTTAATTAA